From one Eptesicus fuscus isolate TK198812 chromosome 3, DD_ASM_mEF_20220401, whole genome shotgun sequence genomic stretch:
- the RTP1 gene encoding receptor-transporting protein 1 gives MRIFRPWRLRCPTLHLPSLSVFSLRCSLPSLTTDETMCKSVTTGEWKKAFYEKMEVAKPADSWDLIIDPNLKHNVLAPGWKQYLELHASGRFHCSWCWHTWQSPHVVILFHMYLDRAQRAGSVRMRVFKQLCYECGTAHLDESSMLEENIESLVDNLITSLREQCYGERGGHYRIHVASRQDNRRHRSEFCEACQEGIVHWKPSQKLLEEEAAIYTFKPAPSPSKPQAETGSGSNFCSIPWCLFWATVLLLIIYLQFSFRSSV, from the exons ATGAGGATTTTTAGACCGTGGAGACTGCGCTGCCCTACCCTGCACCTGCCCTCACTCTCCGTGTTCTCACTCAGGTGCAGcttgccctctctcaccactgacGAGACCATGTGTAAAAGCGTGACCACAGGTGAATGGAAGAAAGCCTTCTATGAGAAGATGGAGGTGGCAAAGCCGGCTGACAGCTGGGACCTCATTATAGACCCCAACCTCAAGCACAATGTGCTGGCCCCTGGCTGGAAGCAGTACCTGGAATTGCATGCCTCCGGCAG GTTCCACTGCTCCTGGTGCTGGCACACCTGGCAGTCGCCCCACGTGGTCATCCTCTTCCACATGTACCTGGACCGGGCCCAGCGCGCGGGCTCGGTGCGCATGCGCGTCTTCAAGCAGCTGTGCTACGAGTGTGGCACGGCTCACCTGGACGAGTCCAGCATGCTGGAGGAGAACATCGAGAGCCTGGTGGACAACCTCATCACCAGCCTGCGCGAGCAGTGCTATGGCGAGCGCGGTGGCCACTACCGCATCCACGTGGCCAGCCGCCAAGACAACAGGAGGCACCGCAGTGAGTTCTGCGAGGCCTGCCAGGAGGGCATCGTGCACTGGAAGCCCAGCCAGaagctgctggaggaggaggcggccATCTACACTTTCAAGCCGGCACCTAGCCCCTCCAAACCGCAAGCTGAGACGGGTTCTGGCTCCAATTTCTGCTCTATCCCCTGGTGCTTGTTTTGGGCCACGGTCCTGCTGCTGATCATCTACCTGCAGTTCTCCTTCCGCAGCTCAGTCTAA